Part of the Pseudodesulfovibrio hydrargyri genome is shown below.
AGATGAGCATGCGCACGAACATGACGCATCCCTGGCCGCCGTGGACGATGCCGATGCATTCCTTGATGCCGATGCTGGCGAACTGCGCGCCGCACGGCTGGCAGGTGAAGATCGGGTTGATGCAGCCGACGCGTTCCTTTTCCTTAACTTCGCAGGGCATATGCTTTCCTTTCTAATAATGCTGGTCGTTGAGTTCCTGGTTGAGCGAACCGCTGACCGTCAGGTGGTCGATCCGCGCAAACAGCCCGTCCATGAGAACGGCGATGTCTTCCTTGGACATGCCCGCGAGCCAGGGGCAGCGTTTCCTGAACGCCTCGGCCATGGTCACGGCGTCCACCCAGTAGCAGCGTTCCTCCGGGGTCTTTCTGCTGACCGGCTCCTCCAGCAGGAGGCTCCTGGTCATGCCCAGGATGTTCTCGTTCTGCCGTTTCCGGTCCCAGGTCCGGGAATGGAACTGCCACAGGCATTTCTTCATGATGTAGTCTTCCAGTACGGCGATCTTGTCTTGCATCGATTCGGCCATGGGTCCCTCCTAGACGGCGTCGGCCAGCACGTTGTGTTCGAACGGCGGGTAGGTCTTCTTGCGCAGGTCCTTGAGGCAGTTGTACTTGCCCGTGTATTCCCGCATGTCGGGGGAGTTCCTGACCTCGTCGGGCAGGTCCGCGTCCGAGATCATGCGCTGGGTCTCGAACCCCTTGTCCGTGGGAATCTCGTCCTTGCTGATGTCGAGCAGGGAGAGCTTGTGGATGGGAGAATAGATGGCGTTGTAGATGTCCCGGGCGAACCGGACCCAGCCTTCCCAACCCTTCCACGGGCCGTTGTGGTAGCCGTGGGCGTTCAGGTAGGGCACGCGGATCTTCTTGGCCACCTCGCCGGGGCGCTTGCCGGTCAGGATGATGTCCGGCTGGAGGTTTTCCATGGCCTCGAGCCCTTCGAGCTCGTTGGGATCGTCGATGGCCAGGGCTCCCTGCTCGCAGCGGGCGATGCCCTTTTCCATGTCGCCCTGGTGGCCGAACTTGGTGTAGACCGAGACCACGTCCATGCCCATCTCGTCGTGGATGACGTGGGCCCAGTGCCACAGCTTGGAGCCGCCGGGCCACAGGCAGACCTTCTTGTCCTTCAGCCGGACATTGTACCAGTCCAGCTCCGGCTTCCAGCGGGCGGTCTCCTCGTCGATGATCTTCTGGGCGCGCTCCTCGATGCCGAAGAACAGGGCGATCTTCTTCAGCGAGGTGCCCAGGGGCTCGAATCCGAAGCCGTCGATGTCCAGGCGGGGGGTGCCGTAGCGCCTGCGCAGCTCGTTGCAGATGTACTCGGCCGAGCGGGCGCATTCGAGCACGTTCAGGTGCGCGCCGTGCATGGAACACAGGTCGTCGTAGGACCCGTTGCCGGTGAAGGTGGCCAGCACCTGCACTCCCATGCGGTTGAAGTAGTCGATCATGACTTCCTGGTCGCCCTGGATGTTGTACTCGCCCACGTAGTTGATGACGTAGTCGCTCTTGATGTCCGGCTCCACGGTGCCGACCTTCTGGTTGAGCCAGGCGATGTTGATCTTGTGGTGCCCGCCGGACTGGCTGGGCCCGCCGAAGCCGGGCGAGTTGCAGACGAAGATGTCCACGTCCGGCATCTCCTCCATGACCTCCTGGGCCACGGCCTCGATGTCGTCGCCGATGAGCGCCGAGGCGCAGGTCTGGTAGATGGACATGCGCTTGATGTGCGGGCACGCCTTGAAGGACTCGATGATGGACTGCTTGAGCTGCTTCTCGGCCCCGAACACGATGTGCTTTTCCTTCATGTCCGTGGCGAAGGTGTACTTGATCTGGAAGTTGTCGTTGTCGCTGATGTAGCGCTTGGTCTGCCAGGTGTCGTAGGTGCATCCGATGGGCCCGTGGCTTAAGTGGATGACGTCCTTCATGGGCGTGCCGATGACGTGCTTGGCGCCGCAGTAGGCGCAGCCGCGTTCGGATATGGTCCCGGGAATGGTGTTCAGGTAGCCGAGCGGCAGGGCGGAGGTCAGGTCCTCGCCCTCGCCCTTGACCACGGCGTGCTGCTTGCGTTCGGGGATGCACTTGCTGCACTGGAACTCATGATATGGCATGGGGTGTCTCCTTGAATCTGTCGGGGGTCTGCGTTTACAGGATGGCGCTTTCGCCGTGCTCGTCGGTGCGCACGCGCAGGGCGTCGTCGATGGGGCAGACGAAGACCCTGCCGTCGCCCACCTGGCCGGTCCGGTTGATCTCCACGATGGTGTTGACCACCGGGGCGACCGCCTTGTCCGGGACCACGACCGAAAGCATGCGTTTGGGGATGTAGGACACGGCCTTGTACTTGCCCTTGGCCAGCTCCTCGGGGCGGATGTCCACGTTGAGCTCGCCGGCTATGCCGCGCTGCTTGCCGCGTCCCAGTACCTGAACCGCGGTCATGCACGGGAAGCCGAGTCCGTCCAGGGCCTCCTTGGTCGCGCTCATTTTCCGGGGCCGGATGATGGCGATGATTTCCTTCATGGCCGCCACCTACAGTCCGTTCGTGCCCGTGCGCACCGTGACCGCGTTCTCCACCGGGGTGACGAAGACCTTGCCGTCGCCGAAATTGCCGGTGTAGGCCTTGTAGTGGATGAGCTTGAGGACCTCGTCCACGTCCGCCTCCTCGACGACCATCAGCAGGATGGTGCGGGGCAGTTCATCGTAGTGGATGGTGCCCACGGTGATGCCTTTCTGCTTGCCGCGTCCGAACGCGCCTATCTTGGTCATGGATGCGAAACCCGCCTCGGCCAGTCCGTCGGCCACGATGTCCGCGGCGTCGGCCCTAACGATTGCCTTGATCATCTTCAGTGCCATGTGGTGCTCCTTATCAAGGGGTGAAAGATTGTCCGGGGGTGAGGGGCGCCGCCCCGCCCCGGGCCGGCTAGTCGGCGATGCCGTACTTGACCACCATGGCTTCGAGCTCGTCCATGGTCAGCGGGGTCGGGATGACGAAGTTGTCGTTGTCGATGATCTTCTGGCCCAGGGTGCTGTATTCCAGGGCCTGGTTTTCCGTGGGGTCGTATTCGCAGACGGTCTTCTTGTTGAACTCGGCCTTCTGCACGATGTTGTCGCGGGGCACGAAATGGATCATCTGGGTGCCGATGGCGCTGGTGAACTCGTCCAGGAACTCGCGCTCCTGGTCCACGTTGCGGCTGTTGCAGATCACGCCGCCCAGGCGGACGCCGCTCTGCTTGGCGTACTTGACCAGGCCGCGGCAGATGTTGTTGGCCGCGTAGATGGCCATCATCTCGCCCGAGGCCACGATATAGACCTCCTGGGCCTTGCCGTCGCGGATGGGCATGGCGAAGCCGCCGCAGACAACGTCGCCGAGCACGTCGAAGAAGACGAAGTCCAGGTCCTCGGTATAGGCCCCGTTGTTCTCCATCAGGTCGATGGCGGTGATGACGCCCCGGCCCGCACAGCCGACGCCCGGTTCCGGGCCGCCGGACTCGACGCACTGGATGCCCTTGTAACCCGTGCGGATAACCTTTTCCTTGGTGACTTTTTCCGCGCCCTGGTCGCGCAGCACGTCCATGAGCGTCTCCTGCGGCTTGCCGCCGAGGATCAGCCGGGTGGAGTCGGCCTTGGGGTCGCAGCCGTGGATGAAGATTTTCTTGTCGTGGAAGTTGGCCATGGCCGCAGCCGTGTTCTGCGTGGTCGTGGACTTGCCGATGCCGCCCTTTCCGTAGATAGCGATTTTCCGGGTCATGCTCTTTCCTTTGGCGTTCTTGCCCCTGCTTCAGGTTTCGGGGACGCCTTTTGAGGTTCGTTTCGGGCTCATATGAGCATGGCGCATGCCAGGAGGGAAAAACCGGGCTGAAATTGGTCGAATTTGATTTCCAGACCGAAAAAGGGGCCGATTCCGTACTCCGGGCGAACGGATTTCGGCGTGATTGTACGGATCGGTGCGAAACAACGGCGGTCCGATTCGGCCGTATCGTACCGATCGGTACGCTTTTGCGCGGTTCGCACCGGACGGTACGGGGCCCTGGACGCGAAAAAGGGCCGGAGGCGGTCGCCTCCGGCCCGTATGGTCGGAATGGATGGGGAGGGGGGATCAGATCTGCGGATCGCCGGGATAGGCGGGATTGACCTTGCCCACCATCTCGTCCAGGTCGATGCGCACCACGGCGGTCTTGCGCAGGACCTTTTCCGGGTACCCGCCGGTGGGGCCCTGGTGCTGGGCCAGGATGACGTCGAGCCCGGCCGCCTTTTCCGCCGGGTCCTCCAGTACCGTGGCACGCCCCCGGCCGCTGACCGAGGTGAAGTGGGTGGTGTAGCCGCAGCCGTCCTCGGCCCGGATCAGTTCGCTCTCCACCACCGTGGTGAAGGCGGCCAGACCGTTGGCGCGCACGCAGTCCATCTTGAACCCGGCCATGGCGCTGTGGAAGTAGATGGCGTTGTCGGCATAACCGAAGTCCACCGTGACCGCGTAGGGCCTCTCGCCGTCCCACAGTCCGAGTTGCAGGGTGGTGCAGCGCTTGAGCAGCTCCTCCACCATGGCCTTGTCCTGAATTTCGCGCTTGGGATGCCGCATCTAGTTCTCCTTTATGAGGTTGTTCAACAGGGTGTCGAGCGTCGGACGCATGGTGTCGCACCGGTCGGCCTGGGAGCGCATTTGCCGCGCGTCCTGCACGAACGGCGCGTCCACGATCTCGTCGGCGCAGTTTGTGAGCAGCAGCTCCATGCTGCGCGGGGTGGTTTCTAGATGGAACTGTACGCCGAGAATGCGGTTCCCGAAGGCGAAGGCCTGGTTCGCGCAGGCCCGGCTACGCGCCAGATGGACAGCTCCCGGCGGGATGGAGAAGGTGTCCCCGTGCCAGTGGAAGGCCGTGAACGAATCGGGCAACCCCTTGAACAGCGGGGAGACGGCTCCCCCGGCGGTGGCTTCGACTGCCAGCCAGCCGATTTCGGGTTCGGGGTTGCGGGTGACCTCGCCGCCGAGCGCTTCGGCGAACAGCTGGGCTCCCAGGCAGACGCCCAGCATGGGCTTGCCGGTCTCGATCACCCCGCGCAGGAGCGCCTTTTCGGCGACCAGCCAGGGGTGCTCGGTTTCGTCGTGGACGCTCATGGGACCGCCCAGCACGGCCAGGAAGTCGAAGTCCTCCGGCCCGGGCAGGGGGCCGCCCGCATAGACCGGCGTGCGCGCCAGGGTGTGCCCGTTGGCCCGGGCCCACTGTTCAAGG
Proteins encoded:
- the anfG gene encoding Fe-only nitrogenase subunit delta, coding for MAESMQDKIAVLEDYIMKKCLWQFHSRTWDRKRQNENILGMTRSLLLEEPVSRKTPEERCYWVDAVTMAEAFRKRCPWLAGMSKEDIAVLMDGLFARIDHLTVSGSLNQELNDQHY
- the anfD gene encoding nitrogenase iron-iron protein, alpha chain, with amino-acid sequence MPYHEFQCSKCIPERKQHAVVKGEGEDLTSALPLGYLNTIPGTISERGCAYCGAKHVIGTPMKDVIHLSHGPIGCTYDTWQTKRYISDNDNFQIKYTFATDMKEKHIVFGAEKQLKQSIIESFKACPHIKRMSIYQTCASALIGDDIEAVAQEVMEEMPDVDIFVCNSPGFGGPSQSGGHHKINIAWLNQKVGTVEPDIKSDYVINYVGEYNIQGDQEVMIDYFNRMGVQVLATFTGNGSYDDLCSMHGAHLNVLECARSAEYICNELRRRYGTPRLDIDGFGFEPLGTSLKKIALFFGIEERAQKIIDEETARWKPELDWYNVRLKDKKVCLWPGGSKLWHWAHVIHDEMGMDVVSVYTKFGHQGDMEKGIARCEQGALAIDDPNELEGLEAMENLQPDIILTGKRPGEVAKKIRVPYLNAHGYHNGPWKGWEGWVRFARDIYNAIYSPIHKLSLLDISKDEIPTDKGFETQRMISDADLPDEVRNSPDMREYTGKYNCLKDLRKKTYPPFEHNVLADAV
- a CDS encoding P-II family nitrogen regulator, with translation MKEIIAIIRPRKMSATKEALDGLGFPCMTAVQVLGRGKQRGIAGELNVDIRPEELAKGKYKAVSYIPKRMLSVVVPDKAVAPVVNTIVEINRTGQVGDGRVFVCPIDDALRVRTDEHGESAIL
- a CDS encoding P-II family nitrogen regulator, whose protein sequence is MALKMIKAIVRADAADIVADGLAEAGFASMTKIGAFGRGKQKGITVGTIHYDELPRTILLMVVEEADVDEVLKLIHYKAYTGNFGDGKVFVTPVENAVTVRTGTNGL
- the nifH gene encoding nitrogenase iron protein; translated protein: MTRKIAIYGKGGIGKSTTTQNTAAAMANFHDKKIFIHGCDPKADSTRLILGGKPQETLMDVLRDQGAEKVTKEKVIRTGYKGIQCVESGGPEPGVGCAGRGVITAIDLMENNGAYTEDLDFVFFDVLGDVVCGGFAMPIRDGKAQEVYIVASGEMMAIYAANNICRGLVKYAKQSGVRLGGVICNSRNVDQEREFLDEFTSAIGTQMIHFVPRDNIVQKAEFNKKTVCEYDPTENQALEYSTLGQKIIDNDNFVIPTPLTMDELEAMVVKYGIAD
- a CDS encoding pyridoxamine 5'-phosphate oxidase family protein, with the protein product MRHPKREIQDKAMVEELLKRCTTLQLGLWDGERPYAVTVDFGYADNAIYFHSAMAGFKMDCVRANGLAAFTTVVESELIRAEDGCGYTTHFTSVSGRGRATVLEDPAEKAAGLDVILAQHQGPTGGYPEKVLRKTAVVRIDLDEMVGKVNPAYPGDPQI
- a CDS encoding type 1 glutamine amidotransferase is translated as MRIHTLEHVPFEGPAALEQWARANGHTLARTPVYAGGPLPGPEDFDFLAVLGGPMSVHDETEHPWLVAEKALLRGVIETGKPMLGVCLGAQLFAEALGGEVTRNPEPEIGWLAVEATAGGAVSPLFKGLPDSFTAFHWHGDTFSIPPGAVHLARSRACANQAFAFGNRILGVQFHLETTPRSMELLLTNCADEIVDAPFVQDARQMRSQADRCDTMRPTLDTLLNNLIKEN